The sequence below is a genomic window from Betaproteobacteria bacterium.
GTTCCCCCGGCAAAGAGGTTGAGGGCCACGCTGGCCACCGGCACGGCGGCCAGGACTGCGATGACGACGGCCGCCAGGGTCAGGAAGGGGAAGGGACGGGAAGCGGTCATGAAAAGGAATGCGAATTATAATCGCTGCCATGTCCCAACTCGAACTTACCCAGGTCGTCCAGCGCTACGGAAGCCATACCGTCGTCGCTGGCATCGACTTCCGTCTGGAGTCGGGCACCATCGCCTGTCTTCTGGGCCCTTCAGGCTGTGGCAAGACCACCCTGCTGCGCTGTATCGCCGGCTTCGAGGATATCGCGGGGGGTGAAATCCGCCTGCATGGCGAGCCGGTCAGCCGCCCCGGCAGCCGGGTGCCTCCGGAACGCCGCGAGGTGGGCATGGTATTCCAGGACTACGCCCTGTTTCCCCACCTTCCCGTCGCCGCCAACGTGGCTTTCGGCCTTGCCGGAGCCCCCGAGGCGGAGCGCCGCAGGCGGGTCGAGCAACTTCTCGCCACCGTGGGCCTCGCCGGTCAAGGGCAAAAATTCCCTCACGAGCTGTCCGGCGGGCAGCAGCAACGGGTGGCCCTGGCCCGCGCCCTGGCGCCGCGTCCCCAGTTGTTGCTCCTCGACGAGCCTTTCTCCAACCTGGACGTGGATTTGCGCGAGCGCCTGTCCATCGAAGTGCGCGACATCCTCAAAAGCGAAGGCATGACCGCCATCCTGGTCACCCACGACCAGCACGAGGCCTTTGCCATGGCCGACGAGGTCGGCGTCATGCACGAGGGCCGCATCCAGCAGTGGGATTCACCCTACAACCTTTACCACCGACCGGCCAACCGCTTCGTCGCCGATTTCGTCGGTCAGGGGGTGTTCATCCGCGGCAACGTACTCGATTCCCGGCGGGTGGAGGTGGAACTCGGCATCCTCGAATCCGGCGTGCCGGTGGAATGCAGCCAGGGCTGCGGCGCCTGCGGCCGCGGCTGCGGCGTCGAAGTCCTGCTGCGCCCCGACGACGTGGTGCACGACGACAAAAGCCCGCAACAAGCCGAAGTCCTGCACAAGGCCTTCCGCGGCGCCGACATCCTCTACACCCTGCGTCTTGACAGCGGCACCGAGGTTCTTTCCCTGGTGCCCTCCCACCACAATCATGCCCTGGGAGAAAAGATCGGCATCCGCCTGGACGCCGACCACGTCATCGCCTTCAAGACCACGGCGCGGGGATGATCCCCTACCTCGGCCCCCTCGACCCCTTTCCCCC
It includes:
- a CDS encoding ABC transporter ATP-binding protein, which produces MSQLELTQVVQRYGSHTVVAGIDFRLESGTIACLLGPSGCGKTTLLRCIAGFEDIAGGEIRLHGEPVSRPGSRVPPERREVGMVFQDYALFPHLPVAANVAFGLAGAPEAERRRRVEQLLATVGLAGQGQKFPHELSGGQQQRVALARALAPRPQLLLLDEPFSNLDVDLRERLSIEVRDILKSEGMTAILVTHDQHEAFAMADEVGVMHEGRIQQWDSPYNLYHRPANRFVADFVGQGVFIRGNVLDSRRVEVELGILESGVPVECSQGCGACGRGCGVEVLLRPDDVVHDDKSPQQAEVLHKAFRGADILYTLRLDSGTEVLSLVPSHHNHALGEKIGIRLDADHVIAFKTTARG